The Phormidium sp. PBR-2020 DNA segment CCTATTTCATTGAGGTACAGCAAGCCAACAGGAGACATCCAATCCTTGTACCGGACTAGCACCTATCCAAAACTAGCTTGACCCAAACCACTCCCGAATGCCAAGGCAGTTTGGTCACTAAATTGAGCATTTCATGTATAAATTGCATGGACTCGATGCACAAGTTAAAAAAAACACAATTTTTTGTAGTCAACACTACGAAATAGTCCTAGAACTTCTTTTACCGTTAGACCCAACATGACCCTTACACCAACACGCTCCCAGGTAGCCACAACAAAAAAACCTTAAAAAGCGCGAATTGCAGCAGTTTTACTAAATCCTAAATGTATCCCATGAAATGAATTATCCAGTAAAGATAAAGCAGTAATCAGTCATTTAAAGCCATTTTTACCCCTGTCCCTCCTGAAATTAAACCAAAACAGACTATCATGACACCCTCCGCATCCGCCCCAACAAAACTCAATAAATTCGAGAAATACAAAGTCGAAAAAGATGGCTTAGCCGTCAAAGAGGAACTCAAAGAGTTCGCTCGTCTAGGTTGGGAAGCCCTAGACGAAACCGACCTCGTTCATCGTCTGAAGTGGTTAGGCATCTTCTTCCGACCCGTTACCCCCGGTCAATTCATGCTGCGTTTACGGATTGCCAACGGCATTCTCAACAGCGAGCAACTGCGAGTCCTCGCCAGCATTGTCCAACGCTATGGAGACGACGGCAGCGCCGACATTACCACCCGGCAAAACCTGCAACTGCGGGGGATTCGCTTCGAGGACTTCCCCGACATCCTGCACCAACTCCAGCAGACGGGTCTGACCAGCGTCCAATCCGGCATGGACAACGTCCGTAACATCACCGGCTCCCCCGTCGCTGGCATTGATGGCGCCGAATTTATCGACACCATCCCCCTCTGTCAAACCATCCAGGATGCCATCACCAACCACGGTCAAGGCAACCCCGACTATACCAACCTGCCCCGTAAATTCAACATTGCCGTCGCCGGAGGTCCCGATAACTCCGTCCATGCCGAAATTAACGACATCGCCTACGTTCCCGCCTTCAAAGACGGCAACTTTGGCTTCAACGTCCTCGTTGGGGGCTTCTTCTCCGCCAAACGTTGCGAAGCCGCCATCCCCCTCAATGCCTGGGTCACCGCCGAGCAACTCGCCGACCTCAGTTGTGCCATTCTGCGGGTCTTCCGTGACCATGGCCCCCGAGCCAACCGGCAAAAATCCCGGCTGATGTGGCTCATCGACGACTGGGGTCTCGAAAAATTCCGGGCCGCCGTCGAAGCCGAACTCGGTCAATCCCTCCCCGACGCCGCACCCAAAGACGAAATCGCCTGGGAGAAACGGGATCACATCGGCATCCATCCCCAAAAACAAGCCGGACTCCACTACGCCGGCCTTCATGTTCCCGTCGGTCGTCTCAACGCCGAACAGATGTTTGAAATCGCCCGCCTGGCCCAAGTCTATGGCAACAGCGAGCTTCGTCTAACCGTCGAACAGAACATCATCCTCACCGGCATTGAAAGCGCCAAACTCGCCGCCTTCCAACAAGAACCCCTCCTTCAGACCTTCTCCCTCTCCCCAGCCCCCCTCGTGCGGGAACTGGTCTCCTGCACCGGCGCGCGTTTCTGTAACTTTGCCCTTGTCGAAACCAAACAACGGGCCCTGGCCCTGGCCCAAGAACTGACCGAGGAACTCAGCCTCTCCCAACCCGTGCGCATTCACTGGACCGGATGTCCCAACTCCTGCGGACAGCCGCAAGTAGCAGACATTGGCTTGATGGGAACCAAAACCCGTAAAGATGGCAAAACCGTCGAAGCCGTGGACGTTTATATGGGAGGAAAAGTCGGCAAAGATGCCCAACTCGGGGAACGAGTCATTAAATCCATTCCCTGCGAGGATCTCAAACCCGTTTTACGAGACCTACTCCTGGAAAAATTTGGTGCCACCCCACGGACTTAAGGGACTCTTCCGCACACCATCCCCGTTCCGATGATCTAAATCGTTTGCATAGTTTGTCTCATGTTGAGCAAAATCTTCTCCTTCAGCGGTCGTTACCGCATTCTCCACCTGACCTGGTTTGCCTTTTTCCTCTCCTTTGTCGTCTGGTTTAACTTTGCCCCCTTCGCCACCACGATTCAACAGGACTTTGGGCTGACGACCGGGCAAATTCGGACCCTCGGGATTTGTAACGTTGCCCTCACCGTACCGGCGCGGATTCTCATCGGGATGTTACTCGATCGCTTCGGGCCTCGTGTCACCTATTCGATGCTGCTGATTTATGCCGCCATTCCCTGCCTGACATTTGCCCTGGCTCAAGACTTCAACACCCTCGTCATCAGCCGTTTGATGCTCAGCATTGTCGGCGCGGGCTTTGTTATCGGCATCCGCATGGTGGCGGAATGGTTCCCCCCCAAAGAAATTGGCATCGCTGAGGGCATTTATGGAGGTTGGGGCAACTTTGGTTCAGCTGTGGCTTCTTCCTCCGGGAACCTCATGGCTCCTTTGCTGAGTTCCATGAGGGGGAGGAAGAGGTCATGGAACCGGCGATCGCCACCCTAAGCTATGAATCGGGTTCCGAGGAGTCGCTGTGACCGGGCAACCGATAACAGGGCAACGGGGCTATTTCTGGGATTGTGAATTGCGAATTGGAGGATGAGATCATGACAACGCCGACGAAAACCCTTTGCCCCTATTGTGGTGTCGGCTGTGGCTTAGAAGTCCAACCGCCGGCCCTACCGGGGAAAACCACAAATCGCGATGAAACTGGGACCCCCACCTGGCGCGTGCGGGGCGATCGCCAACATCCGTCAAGTCGCGGCCGGGTTTGCGTGAAAGGCGCCACAGTCGCCGAATCCCTGGACAAAAACCGGCTCAAATACCCCATGATGCGAGATTCCCTCGATGAGCCATTCCGGCGCGTCAGTTGGGATGACGCCCTCGATCGCATCGTCAATCGGATTCGTCAGATTCGGGTAGCCTATGGCAGCCAGGGGATTTGTATGTATGGCTCGGGCCAGTTCCAAACGGAGGATTATTATATCGCCCAAAAGCTGATGAAAGGCTGTTTGGGAACCAATAACTTTGATGCCAACTCCCGTCTCTGTATGTCCTCGGCGGTGGCAGGCTATATCCAGAGTTTTGGCTCCGATGGCCCCCCCTGTTGCTATGACGATTTGGAAAAAACCGATTGTGCCTTTCTCATTGGCACCAATGCCGCCGAATGTCATCCCATCGCCTTTAACCGCTTGCGGGACTATCACAAGAAAAACCGTAAGGTGAAACTGGTGGTGGTCGATCCTCGGGAAACCCCCACCGCTAAAGCCGCCGATTTACATCTGGCCATCCGCCCCGGAACCGATATTGATTTATTGCATGGCATTGGCCATCTGTTGTTACGCTGGCAGGCCTTTGACTCTCTCTTTATCGAGGATTGTACCCGAGGCTTCCCCGAGTATACCCAGACCCTTCAGAGTTATCCCCCGGAACTGGTGGCTCGCCGTTGCAACATCCGCTTAGATGAGTTGGAACTGGCGGCTCGCTATTGGGCGGAGAATGAGCGGGTGCTGTCGCTGTGGTCTATGGGCCTCAATCAGTCGTCCGAGGGGACCGCTAAGGTGCGATCGCTCATCAATCTCCATCTCATAACCGGTTCCATCGGCAAACCCGGGGCCGGCCCGTTTTCTCTGACGGGACAACCCAATGCCATGGGAGGACGCGAAGCGGGGGGCTTATCCCATCTGCTTCCCGGTTATCGGGTGGTCAAAAACCCCCAACATCGAGCGGAGGTGGAACGCCATTGGCAACTTCCCCCTGGCCAAATCGATGCCACCCCCGGCTTATCCGCTTGGGATATGATGCTGGGACTCGAAGCGGGCCAGGTGCAACTGCTTTGGGTCGCCGCCACCAACCCAGCGGTGAGTATGCCGGATATTGAACGAACCAAGGCCGCCCTACGACGCTCCCCTTTCACCATCTATCAAGATGCCTATTACCCCACGGAAACCGCCGAATATGCCCATGTCCTCCTGCCGGCCGCCCAATGGGGGGAGAAAACGGGAACCATGACCAACTCAGAACGGGTGGTCACCCTCTGTCCGAAATTCCGGGATGCCCCTGGGGAAGCTCGCCCCGATTGGGAAATCTTTGCGGAGGTGGGACGACGATTGGGGTTTGAGAGCCAGTTCCAGTTCGCAGATTCGGCGGCGGTGCATCGGGAGTTTGTTGCCTTGACAAAATCACGGGTTTGTGATATGACTGGCGTCAGTTATGAGCTGTTGCAGGAGCGGACGGTGCAATGGCCGCAGCCCGAGGGGGCGGAGGATGTCCCCGAGACCCGTTATAGTAAGCGGCTTTACGAGGATTTGCGCTTCCCCACTGACGATGGTCGGGCCCGCTTCTGTGCCACCCATACTCGGGGCCTAGCGGAAGCCCCTGACCCGGATTATCCCTTTGTCTTAACCACCGGGCGGGTGTATGAACATTGGCACACGCAAACTCGCACAGGACGGATTCCTAAAATCACCAAGAAGCATCCCCATCCCTTTATTGAAATTCATCCCCGAGATGCCAAGAAATTGGAGATTCTCGATGGGATGTGGGTGATGATTCGATCGCGGCGGGGTGAGGGAAAATTCAAAGCCCAAGTGACGAAGGCGATCGCCCCCGGAACCCTCTTTATCCCCATGCACTGGGGCTTCCTCTGGGCTGAAAACTCCCAAGCTAACGCTCTGACCCATCCCGAGGCCTGTCCCGATTCCCTACAACCAGAACTCAAAGCCTGTGCGGTGCAATTGCAGCCTCTCGGGAGCGAGGTTGAGGCCAGCCAGGAGGCCCAAGACTCCACCTCGGAGTTATCAGAGGTTACTCAGCTGAGTCAGACCAAAGGGTAGCTTCGCTGGGAACCACCACTGAGGGATTGGGTGAGTTCGAGAGAGACTCCAGTTGAAAAATGGGAATCGCCGCCACAGTGAAGGAGGCAATCAAAACCCCAACGATAATCTCATGGATGTTCTCAGACCTGGCGTTGGAATGGGTGTTTCCTGGCCGGCTTGGGCGATCGCGGTTCTGGGCATTCATCAGCAACTCCTTACAAGCTTCAGCCATCCCCCTGATTCCTGGGTCGGGTCTGGCCGAGGTGTTCTAGGTTCATTTTAGGAAGTTTACTCAAGAAAACCCCAAAAATGTAACTAAATTAACAGAATATAACAGGAAGTCATGCAGGCAGCAACAACATTTTTTCAATTTGAGGCGGACTTTGTCGAATCCCTCCGCTGCATCCCCATGCAGGTTCGCTATAAACTCGATACCTCTGGCGTGAAGCTCAAACTACACCACTGGCATCAGTTAGACAGCGACGAACGACAGGGCCTCGTAGAGATGCCCTGTGAGACAACCCAGGAGATCGCCGACTATCGACGACAACTCCACCAGTGGGTGCGCGATCGCACCGGGGAGACTCCCAAAGACCTCGCCCTGGACCCTGATCCTCCTTGGCTGGGGGAACAGGTTCCAGAAACGGTGCGGGAGAAGGGGCGATCGCTCGATCTTGAGATCAGCGATCGCCAATGGGCGACCCTCTCTCCCCTTCAGCGGTTCGCACTCATCAAACTCAGTCGCCCCAGTCACGAAAACCGTAATTTTTACCCCGCACTCCAAGAGTTCGGGCTATTGTGAGGAGTTCAACAGCATGACCCATTCCATCTCAACCGCCATCGGCCCCATGGGGGGATTAACCCTTCTCCTAGGAAGCGCCCTCCCCCTAAACAGCGCCCCCAATCCCGCCTCGCAACCGCAGCAGTTAGCCCAAGTTACCTCCGTTTCCCAGTTATCGGACGTACAACCCACCGATTGGGCCTTCCAGGCCCTGCAATCCCTCGTGGAACGCTACGGCTGTATTGCCGGTTATCCCGACGGCACCTTTCGTGGCAACAACTTCATGACGCGCTACGAGTTCGCCGCAGGCTTAAACGCCTGTTTAGATCAGATTATTGCCCTAGTCGACGGCGGCGATGCCATTGATAGTGGAGACTTGTTAACAATTCGCCGCCTCCAAGAAGAATTTGCCGCCGAATTGGTCACCCTACGGGGACGGACCGATCGCCTCGAAGCCCGTACCAGCGAACTCGAAGCCAATCAATTCTCCACCACCACCATTCTGCAAGGGGAAGTGGCCTTTGTCCTGGCCGATGCTTGGGGTGGCGATGGCATCTCTAGCAACAGCAACAATGCCCAAACCATCTTCGCCAATCGGGGGCGACTCAACCTCGTCACCAGTTTCACCGGCCGCGATCGCCTCCATACCCGGCTACAATTCGGCAATCTGGGCAACAGCTTCGCCGACCAAATCAACACCAACGAAGGCCGGTTTGCCTTTGACGGTGACACGGACAACAGCCTGGACTTAAACCGCTTGCACTATGTCTTCCCCGCCACGGACAATCTGCAAGTGACTGTCATGGCCAACGCCGGCGGACATCAGTTCTATAACGACACCTTCAACCCGGGCCTCGAAGCCGGGGGTGGGGCAACTGGGGCCTTATCTCGCTTTGGCGAACGCAACCCCATTTATCGCAGTGGCCTCGGCGGTGTTGGGGTTGGCTTGCGGCAACGCTTGGGTGACAGTCTCGAACTCTCTCTCGGCTATATAGCCCGAGGGGCCAACAATCCCAGTGAGGGGGCCGGACTATTTAACGGCAACTATTCCGCCCTGGGCCAGTTAGTGGTGGAACCGAGCGATCGCCTCAAGTTTGGCCTGACCTACATTCATGCCTATGATGTCTCCCAAGGGCGGCGTTTTGGCTTTGGCGGAACCGGAACCCAACTCAGCAACCTCTCCCCCGCTGCCTTAGCCGCCAGTTCCAACCTCTCCCAAAGTCAACTGACAACCCCCGTCTCCAGTAATCACTATGGGGTTCAGTTCCTCTGGGATCTCTCTCCTCAATTCCGGGTGGGGGCTTGGGGAGGCTTCACCAACGCCCGTCTGATTGGCTTAGGAGATGCCGAAATCTGGAACTATGCCCTCACCCTCAGCTTCCCCGATTTACTGCTACCGGGTAACTTTGGGGCCCTGATTGTGGGATCAGAACCTTATCTGGGAGGGATTGATATTCCGGGAACGCAAAACTTCGAGAATGAGACCCCCTTCCACATCGAAGGCCTCTATAAGGTGCAAGTCTCGGAAAATATCTCCATCACCCCCGGCTTTATCTGGTTGCTGAATCCCAACCAAAATGCGGACAACGATGGGGCCTTTATCGGAACCCTACGCACCACCTTCTCGTTTTAATCCCTCCGGCCAGCCCCCCTCTCCCTATCCTTAACGGTGAGTTGTTCGTTTGTGCCGTATCAAGGCTTACTTTTTAGAGGCTTCCTCCCTCTGTAGAGTGGATAGGGCAGATTCATCAACGAGCCGAATGCGATTAGAGCAGGTGGAAGCCTTTTTAGCTGTTGTGGAAACGGGCAGTTTTCAAAAGGCTGCCCGTTTATGTGGGGTAACCCAGTCAACGGTGAGTCGTCAGGTGCAGGCCTTGGAAACGGAGTTGGGGCTTCCCTTGTTACACCGTCAAGCCAAGGCCAGCCTCACCGTGGCCGGCGATCGCTTTCTCCCCCATGCTAGTCGTATCTGTCGCGAGTGGCGCAATGCCACCCTAGAGATTCGGGAATTGGCGGAGGGGAAACAGACTGAGTTATGTGTGGCGGCCATTCACTCGATTTGTGCCCAGTTTTTGCCGCCGGTGTTGCAGCGGTTCTGTTCCCGTCGCCCCCAGGTGCAGTTACGGGTGACCTCCTTAGGGAGCGATCGCGCCCTGAAAGTCTTGCGGGATGGCTTAGTGGATGTGGCCATTGTCATGAACAACCCTCGTCTGACGCTGAGTTCCGAGATGGTGGTGCGATCGCTCTATACTGAAACGGTGGAAGTCCTGATGGCAGCGGAACATCCCCTCACCGAGTATCAGGAGATTCCCTGGGAAGCCCTCAGCCACTATCCCCATGTGGTCTTCAAAGATGGCTATGGAATGCAACGCTTAGTCCAAGAAGCCTTTGCCCAATTAGGACAACAGTTTTACGTCGCCCTAGAACTCAACACCCTGGATGCCTTTCGCGGTATGGTTCGTCAAGGCAAGATGATCTCGATTTTACCGAAATCCGCCCTCTTAGATGCCGATGCAACCTTGGCCGTGCGCCCCATTGCCAAGGACTTACGCTTTAGTTCTTTAGAACGGGAAGTCGTTGCCGTAACAACCCAGGATCGCTTGGAGATTCCCCCCATCGCTGAGTTCTTCACTCTCGTTTGCGAGGAAGTTCCCCCCCTGGTGGCTAAAACCATTTCCCCTTCCTCCCTGTAACCAGACAACCACCTGATCTCAAACATTAAGAAATTATAAAAATATGGATCAGGAATTTTTTGTTTAGTTAGCATTAAAGCAGTTGGTCGTCGATAAGATTAACAAATCTGCCTCGACGGCTAATATTTTTTGACCTTTTATAGTCAGAGGCTAAAATCATGGAAGAGCGTAAAGAATATCAAGGAAAAATGGAAACCCAGCTTCAGGAATGGGGCGCTAAAATTGATGAACTCCAGGCCAAAGCTGAGCAAGCCGGTGGAGATGCAAAAGATGACTTGAATCAGCGCATTGACAACCTAAAATCGAAACGAGATGATATGCAAAAACATCTTGCCGATTTGAAATCTGCCAGTGATGATGCTTGGTCTAGCTTGAAAAGTGGCTTTCAAAATGCCTGGGATGAGTTTAGTCGCTCTGTGGAAGAAGCAAAATCCAAATTTGATTAGCCCTAGGGTAATCTAGGAATTTCAATAGACCTATAAAAAGCTCCGTTTTACGAGTTGTTTGTATTGCAATCAATTCGCCAAAAACGGGGTTTTTTGTGGTGGATCATGGTGAATTGGGGTGAACTATGAATGGGGGCAGGGGAGGATGAATGATTTATGATGAACCGTGACGGGGCCATTCAGAAATTGCATGAGTTGTCAGCACCGGTAGAATACTAGGATTGATTTCAAGTCCGTTCCCCTGAAACAATAACCCTGTAGCAGTCGCTCGATGAATCAAGACAGAGACAACAAGGGAGAGTGAGCGCCTCTAGCAACGTTTAACTGTCAACTGTTATGGGTATTTTTGCCCCCCCCTAGATGGCACTCGTGACCATGAGTTATAAATTTCGTCCCTTCATTCAAGCCGTTGGTAGCGGCCCCCATACTGGAAAAAATCTCAGTCGAGAAGACGCCGCCCAAGCCATGGCGATGATGTTGAGTTCAGAAGCCACGCCTGCCCAAATTGGGGCGTTTTTGATAGCCCATCGCATTCAACGGCCAAGGGGGGAAGAACTCGCAGGGTTTTTGGATGCCTGCGATCGCCATGCCAAGAAACTCCCCGCCATCGACAGATTAGTAACAGTGTTAGGCTGTCCCTACGATGGGCGATCGCGCACCGCCCCCGTTACCGTCATCACCGCCCTGGGCCTAGCCGTAGAAGGAGTCCCCTGTCTGACTCACGGAAGTGGCCGGATGCCCACCAAATATGGGGTTCCCCTGATTGACATTTGGCAAGGATTAGGCGTCGATTGGACAAAACTGGAGGGCGATCGCCTCTCAACCCTTCTGGGCCATCATGGCATTAGTTTTTACTATCAACCCAACTTCTTCCCCGCCGCCGAACAACTCGTCACCTATCGCGATCAACTCGGCAAACGTCCCCCCGTTGCCACCATGGAACTGATGTGGACTCCCTATGAGGGGAACGTCCATCTCGTCTGTGGGTTCGTCCATCCCCCCACCGAAGGCCTGTTTCAAACCGCCTTAGACTTACGCCAACAAACCTGTTTTACCACCGTCAAGGGCCTAGAAGGCAGTTGTGACTTGCCCCGCAGTCGCCCCGCGATTATTGGTCAATTTGGACAACCCGGAGAGGACAACAGCAACCCCACCTGGGAACGACTCCATCTACATCCCATTGAATATGACTTGGGGGGAAGCGATGCACCCCTGGAGTCAGAAAGCGAGTATATCGAGATGTTGCAACGTACCCTCGCTGGAGACAACACTCCCATCACACCGGCCGCCATCTGGAATTTAGGCTTTTATTATTGGCGTTGCGGTATCTGTGACGGGTTACAGCAAGGGTTGACCACCGCCGAACAGAACCTGAGTCAAGGGCGATTGATGAGGAAAGTTGAGGAGTTGCGCGATCATGTCAGTTAACGTTAAAGCCGTGATTTTAGCCGGGGGCCAGAGTCGCCGCATGGGCCGGGATAAATCTCTGGTCTTGTGGGAGGGAGTCCCCTTGTTGCGGCGGGTGTATGATGTCGCGGCCGCTGTGGTGGGAGATGTGGCCGTGATGACCCCTTGGGGCGATCGCTATCAAGAGATTCTCCCCGCTGATTTTGAAGGATTGGCCGATGAACAGCCAGGAGAGGGGCCCTTAGTGGCCTTGGAACAGGTTTTGCGGGAGTCTAACTCCGCTGACGTAGATTGGATTTGGCTGTTAGGCTGTGATTTACCCCGTCTGGATGGGGCAATTTTGCAGGGCTGGGTGAACAATTTAGAAAACCATTCTTCTGACCAATTCGTGGCTGTTCCCCGTTCTCAAGCCGGCTGGGAACCCCTCTGTGGCTTCTATCGCCCCCAGGTGTTGCCCCAGTTGCAAGAGTTTATCACCCTGGGAGGGCGATCGTTCCAAAATTGGCTCGATCAGGTTCCCCATCTGCAAATTCCCTTAGGCGAGGCAGAAAAAGAGATGCTTTATAATTGTAATTCCTTGGAAGAAGGCAGTAGGGAGTAGGGGGAAGAAGGCAAAAGGCAAAAGGCAAAAGGCAAAAGGGGGGAGGAGGGTAATAGGCAGTTATGCCGGGAGAGGGCGAACAGCCGTTCGCCCCTACGTCTTTCTCTGTGTCCTCTGTGACTCTGTGGTTCCCCTCTTGCCTCTTGCCTCTTGCCTCTTGCCTCTTGCCTCCTAATGCTATCATCGCCTCAAGAGAGTCCTTGTGGCTAATCCCCTATGAAATTCCGCACGGCGCGTCACCAGCGTATTCGTCGCTATCGTCGTTATCTGGCGATCGCCATGTTGATCTGCATTCCCGTGGGAATTGGGACCAAGTTCTATAGCGGCATCTTGGAAACCTGGGTTCAGGATTCAGCCGGGGGGATGATCTATGTCATGTTTGGGATGTTTCTCCTGGGGGTTATGTTCCCAGAACTCGCAGCCGGGGCGATCGCCATCATCGTATTTCTCCTCACCAGTCTGATTGAGTTCTCGCAACTCTCGCAACATCCCATCCTAGAAGCCATCCGTACCCCCTTCATCGGCCGCCTCCTCATCGGCACCACCTTCGACCTCTGGGATTTCCTGCACTACAGTATCGGTTGTATGATCGGTTGGTTCCTCCTGCGTCAGTTGCAACGGAAAGTCCTCACCCCAAAGTCCTACCATCGTTTTTAACCCTCATTTTTAGCCGTTTCATCCCCAGATTGCTACCATCATGCGCGTTTTCCTCCAGCATCTTGCCCATGTCCTTGCCGCCACCCCCAAAGGCTGTTCAGACCAATCCCTGAATCGTGCCTGTACCGGCATTTCCACCGATACGCGCAGCGTGAATCCTGGGAATTTGTTTATTGCCTTGCCGGGGGAACGCTTTGATGGTCATGATTTTGTCTATACGGCCCGGGAACGGGGGGCGATCGCCG contains these protein-coding regions:
- a CDS encoding ferredoxin--nitrite reductase, which translates into the protein MTPSASAPTKLNKFEKYKVEKDGLAVKEELKEFARLGWEALDETDLVHRLKWLGIFFRPVTPGQFMLRLRIANGILNSEQLRVLASIVQRYGDDGSADITTRQNLQLRGIRFEDFPDILHQLQQTGLTSVQSGMDNVRNITGSPVAGIDGAEFIDTIPLCQTIQDAITNHGQGNPDYTNLPRKFNIAVAGGPDNSVHAEINDIAYVPAFKDGNFGFNVLVGGFFSAKRCEAAIPLNAWVTAEQLADLSCAILRVFRDHGPRANRQKSRLMWLIDDWGLEKFRAAVEAELGQSLPDAAPKDEIAWEKRDHIGIHPQKQAGLHYAGLHVPVGRLNAEQMFEIARLAQVYGNSELRLTVEQNIILTGIESAKLAAFQQEPLLQTFSLSPAPLVRELVSCTGARFCNFALVETKQRALALAQELTEELSLSQPVRIHWTGCPNSCGQPQVADIGLMGTKTRKDGKTVEAVDVYMGGKVGKDAQLGERVIKSIPCEDLKPVLRDLLLEKFGATPRT
- a CDS encoding nitrate reductase codes for the protein MTTPTKTLCPYCGVGCGLEVQPPALPGKTTNRDETGTPTWRVRGDRQHPSSRGRVCVKGATVAESLDKNRLKYPMMRDSLDEPFRRVSWDDALDRIVNRIRQIRVAYGSQGICMYGSGQFQTEDYYIAQKLMKGCLGTNNFDANSRLCMSSAVAGYIQSFGSDGPPCCYDDLEKTDCAFLIGTNAAECHPIAFNRLRDYHKKNRKVKLVVVDPRETPTAKAADLHLAIRPGTDIDLLHGIGHLLLRWQAFDSLFIEDCTRGFPEYTQTLQSYPPELVARRCNIRLDELELAARYWAENERVLSLWSMGLNQSSEGTAKVRSLINLHLITGSIGKPGAGPFSLTGQPNAMGGREAGGLSHLLPGYRVVKNPQHRAEVERHWQLPPGQIDATPGLSAWDMMLGLEAGQVQLLWVAATNPAVSMPDIERTKAALRRSPFTIYQDAYYPTETAEYAHVLLPAAQWGEKTGTMTNSERVVTLCPKFRDAPGEARPDWEIFAEVGRRLGFESQFQFADSAAVHREFVALTKSRVCDMTGVSYELLQERTVQWPQPEGAEDVPETRYSKRLYEDLRFPTDDGRARFCATHTRGLAEAPDPDYPFVLTTGRVYEHWHTQTRTGRIPKITKKHPHPFIEIHPRDAKKLEILDGMWVMIRSRRGEGKFKAQVTKAIAPGTLFIPMHWGFLWAENSQANALTHPEACPDSLQPELKACAVQLQPLGSEVEASQEAQDSTSELSEVTQLSQTKG
- the narM gene encoding nitrate reductase maturation protein NarM, whose amino-acid sequence is MQAATTFFQFEADFVESLRCIPMQVRYKLDTSGVKLKLHHWHQLDSDERQGLVEMPCETTQEIADYRRQLHQWVRDRTGETPKDLALDPDPPWLGEQVPETVREKGRSLDLEISDRQWATLSPLQRFALIKLSRPSHENRNFYPALQEFGLL
- a CDS encoding carbohydrate porin, giving the protein MGGLTLLLGSALPLNSAPNPASQPQQLAQVTSVSQLSDVQPTDWAFQALQSLVERYGCIAGYPDGTFRGNNFMTRYEFAAGLNACLDQIIALVDGGDAIDSGDLLTIRRLQEEFAAELVTLRGRTDRLEARTSELEANQFSTTTILQGEVAFVLADAWGGDGISSNSNNAQTIFANRGRLNLVTSFTGRDRLHTRLQFGNLGNSFADQINTNEGRFAFDGDTDNSLDLNRLHYVFPATDNLQVTVMANAGGHQFYNDTFNPGLEAGGGATGALSRFGERNPIYRSGLGGVGVGLRQRLGDSLELSLGYIARGANNPSEGAGLFNGNYSALGQLVVEPSDRLKFGLTYIHAYDVSQGRRFGFGGTGTQLSNLSPAALAASSNLSQSQLTTPVSSNHYGVQFLWDLSPQFRVGAWGGFTNARLIGLGDAEIWNYALTLSFPDLLLPGNFGALIVGSEPYLGGIDIPGTQNFENETPFHIEGLYKVQVSENISITPGFIWLLNPNQNADNDGAFIGTLRTTFSF
- a CDS encoding LysR family transcriptional regulator, coding for MRLEQVEAFLAVVETGSFQKAARLCGVTQSTVSRQVQALETELGLPLLHRQAKASLTVAGDRFLPHASRICREWRNATLEIRELAEGKQTELCVAAIHSICAQFLPPVLQRFCSRRPQVQLRVTSLGSDRALKVLRDGLVDVAIVMNNPRLTLSSEMVVRSLYTETVEVLMAAEHPLTEYQEIPWEALSHYPHVVFKDGYGMQRLVQEAFAQLGQQFYVALELNTLDAFRGMVRQGKMISILPKSALLDADATLAVRPIAKDLRFSSLEREVVAVTTQDRLEIPPIAEFFTLVCEEVPPLVAKTISPSSL
- a CDS encoding anthranilate phosphoribosyltransferase family protein, which produces MSYKFRPFIQAVGSGPHTGKNLSREDAAQAMAMMLSSEATPAQIGAFLIAHRIQRPRGEELAGFLDACDRHAKKLPAIDRLVTVLGCPYDGRSRTAPVTVITALGLAVEGVPCLTHGSGRMPTKYGVPLIDIWQGLGVDWTKLEGDRLSTLLGHHGISFYYQPNFFPAAEQLVTYRDQLGKRPPVATMELMWTPYEGNVHLVCGFVHPPTEGLFQTALDLRQQTCFTTVKGLEGSCDLPRSRPAIIGQFGQPGEDNSNPTWERLHLHPIEYDLGGSDAPLESESEYIEMLQRTLAGDNTPITPAAIWNLGFYYWRCGICDGLQQGLTTAEQNLSQGRLMRKVEELRDHVS
- a CDS encoding molybdenum cofactor guanylyltransferase, giving the protein MSVNVKAVILAGGQSRRMGRDKSLVLWEGVPLLRRVYDVAAAVVGDVAVMTPWGDRYQEILPADFEGLADEQPGEGPLVALEQVLRESNSADVDWIWLLGCDLPRLDGAILQGWVNNLENHSSDQFVAVPRSQAGWEPLCGFYRPQVLPQLQEFITLGGRSFQNWLDQVPHLQIPLGEAEKEMLYNCNSLEEGSRE
- a CDS encoding DUF2809 domain-containing protein, yielding MKFRTARHQRIRRYRRYLAIAMLICIPVGIGTKFYSGILETWVQDSAGGMIYVMFGMFLLGVMFPELAAGAIAIIVFLLTSLIEFSQLSQHPILEAIRTPFIGRLLIGTTFDLWDFLHYSIGCMIGWFLLRQLQRKVLTPKSYHRF